The sequence below is a genomic window from Methanosarcinales archaeon.
AATACATTCCAGGAAGTTTGGCCATGGCGGACAAGAATTATCTTTGTTGGGACTGAACATTGGGAATCATCCCAATTTTCATTGCCATCATCAGCAACATTGGAATTGCTTTTGATCAAACCTGGGGCGACAAAGATTGTAATGAATAGAACAAAAATTAATAGTAATGCTATTATTATTTTATTCATATATTTTCGGCACAGTTCCAAAATCCAGTTATTCCAACGAATATATCAGATGCAGATGCGATTACAAATCCGTGTAAATCCGCGAAATCCGTGTCTTTTTATTTTTTCAGACGCGGATTAACACTGATTTACACCAATTTCACCTAAAGTCGGTGTCTGAAAAATAACTGAAAAATGGGAAAGTGCCATATTTTCGCTCCCGTAATTTATTGGTCAAATCTTACATAAATATTTCATTCGATGTTTTTTTACACGTTTTGCCTTTGCTATCAGGAAAAACGTCATATATGCGCTAAACATTAGAACCAATTGCCGGTGGTGATATTATTAGCCGGGGTACACAAAATATTTAACCGCCTATAGCATCGGTGCCAGAATTAAAATCCATACCTGGCAGTTGATGGTTCAACAGGGAGTTTCACCCGTATGGTGAACCTGTATACTACCTTGCCGTCCTGCAATCTGAGATATTTTGTACTCTCTTTCTTGCTTCCTCCCAGTACTTTCATGATCTTGGAAGAAATATGCCTGCCACTGTTCATGCTTGAAATGTATAGGTCAATCCCTTTTTTTACATCCAGGAATTCACAATCAGCATGACCGCTGTAGCGCTCAATGATGTTATATATCGACCTTGTCTCACTGTCCGTGATCTCCCTATCGGCTCGTATCTGCAGGATGGCATCGTGTCCCATTGCCTTTTCAAATACAGGGAACGACCAAATCAGTTTCGCTTACCCTTCGTAATAGATCCTGTAGATCCTGCCTGCATTATCATCACTGACCAGCAGCGAACCGTCCCCTGCAATTATAATATCCACCGGCCTGCCCAGCACATTACCGTCCTGAAGCCATC
It includes:
- a CDS encoding histidine phosphatase family protein; the encoded protein is MNKIIIALLLIFVLFITIFVAPGLIKSNSNVADDGNENWDDSQCSVPTKIILVRHGQTSWNVLGILQGNADVPLDSTGVIEAQELAVNTSEKTVDAVYSSPLSRDYDTARAIAAEHQLSVEN